The Ictalurus furcatus strain D&B chromosome 12, Billie_1.0, whole genome shotgun sequence nucleotide sequence gAGAAAGCGAAAAAGAGGAGATTGCGCTTTTTATGAAAagtgggtggctcttaaaagagccgttgGGTTGACGAAGACGGGGGTAACGCGCTTTATTTGGAGCTGGTGTACTTGGTGACGGCCTTTGTGCCCTCGGACACGGCGTGCTTGGCCAGCTCGCCGGGAAGCAACAGGCGCACGGCGGTCTGGATCTCCCTGGAGGTGATGGTGGAGCGCTTGTTGTAGTGAGCTAGACGAGAAGACTCACCGGCGATGCGCTCAAAAATATCATTCACGAAGGAGTTCATAATGCCCATGGCCTTAGATGAGATGCCGGTGTCAGGATGCACCTGCTTCAGGACCTTGTACACGTAGATGGCATAACTCTCCTTCCTGGACTTTCTGCGCTTCTTGCCTCCTTTACCGGCCGTCTTGGTCACGGCTTTCTTTGATCCCTTCTTGGGCGCGGCCTTGGCTGGATCGGGCATGATGGTGCTACTCGAGTACACGAACAGGGAATGACTAGCGCCCGCCTCGCGCGCGCTGTATTTACAGACCCACATGCTAATGACGCCCAGACAAGACACCTTTCTTTGGTTGGCCAAAATTCGACGCCTCCTCCTGCATGGCACCTCCTACTGctcctccctcctccccctCCACTACGCTTTGTTTCCCTACCCGCCGTTGTACTTTCAGGACAACGTGCACTATGAAAAAACAAttagcttgaaaaaaaaatctttatatatatatatatatatatatataaaaatgtgtgtgtgtaggagagcgAGAAATACATAAGTTTCTACTAAAACCATCTTCTAACTCGTTTTAAACAAACAggttataatatttaatactgtgcatatagtttattacaaaaaatacagatAGATCTACCGCTTATGCTACTTCTGTACAGCGTTTGATGCCTTATGCTTCACGaaagaaaaagccttttttcACATGGAACAGCTCCTTTTCTAGACAtgtgggtggctcttaaaagagccgttgTGTTCGCGTCTTTCGGCGTTAGAGCGTTTAACCGCCGAAGCCGTACAGGGTGCGTCCCTGGCGTTTCAGGGCGTACACCACATCCATGGCGGTCACGGTCTTTCTCTTGGCATGCTCGGTGTAGGTGATGGCGTCGCGGATCACATTCTCCAAGAACACCTTCAGTACACCACGAGTCTCTACATAGATCAGACCAGAAATACGCTTTACACTGCCACGGCGAGCCAGACGGCGAATAGCCGGTTTAGTGGTCCCCTGGATGTTATCGTGAAGTACCTTGCGGTGACGCTTAGCGCCTCCTTTGCCGAGTCCCTTACCgcccttgcttttttttttttaatgaattttattgaatttatgcAAAATTTACAATCTTACAAAAAGTCATattcagaaagagagaaaaaaaaaaactttacataGTCAAGGTACAATTACACGCAAACAGAGTCCCACACTGAAGAGTCTTTAAAccaagatgtgctgctttttagtCTTCTTAGTTCTTTTTGAATGTCTCTGAGaacatcactggatataaaCGTTTGATTTATAGTCATTCTGGCTCTTGTTTTCCAGAGTTTAGATTTAGTCAAACATATTATGAACCAAATGAAGTCATGCTGCGTTTTGctacaattttctttaaaaatgccatagaAAATTGAGTTcgtatttatttctatattaagaccaatgatttttattttatcccaTGTTTCTTTAGAGCGATAACACTCTAACAGGAAATGTTCGAGTGTTTCCTCTTCATTACAGTTAGGCATCGGGCATTTACTGGTTTTTACGAAACAGCTCCATTTTACAACCGCTCTTACTGGGAGCCTTCTTACAGCGACTAACCAAGTTGTATCTCTCAGATGTTCAGATaggattttattctgtaaattttggagacattctttgttttggtgttcctccaaatttctgaaagccacagggttactataaactcaatcaacaattaaaagatatatttctttgctCGAGTCTTCCACCCAAGCGATGTTTAGATCTTTAAATTTGTTAGTGAAGTCGGAAAACATCAGCTTATAATACGGAATTCCTTTTCTCGATGGTCCTTTTGTAGATTTCCAGTTGGAGATGTTCCCTATCCATTCGGTTTGCCTGGCAATACCACTCGCGATGATTTTGCACACtgctattttagtttttagGGATATATCGACAGCCCCAAGGCCTCCCAGTTCCCTTCTCTTAAAAAGGAGCTCACGTTTTGTAACCTCACGAGTTGTATCCCATatgaaattacagcatattttatgaagtctttTTATCCATACATCTGTCGGAGGTAAGATACATgataaaaaaagtatttttgatAACAGAaaagtttttataatatttattctagttttataaCTTAGATTACACGATTTCCATTTATCAATTTcatcttgtattatttcttcttttttttgaccAGTTATGGTCGACACAACcattattatctatatatatacctaaaaCCTTTAATTGCTGAACTTCTGGGACATCTAtgggaaatttgtttttttcatttccaatccagacacattcccgttttagctttatttagGGAGGCTCCAGAGACTTGCTCATACTcgctaaaatattcaaagataatgtctagttcttgtttagatttcacaaataaagttatgtcatcagcataagcaGAGATCACGACTCTGTTCTTTCCTATTTGAAGGCCCTTAAGTCTATgatcatcttggattttttgtaCAAGTGGGTTTATTGATAAAATATATAGGGCTGCACTCAGAGGGCACCCTTGCTTTACACCCCGCATAACTTCAAATGGTTCAGTCAAAGAACCGCTAACATTTACTTCAACCATCAATTTAACATAAAGGCGtttaatcatgtttatgaaattttcagggaattgatacagttttaaaatctcccacaaatAGTCTCTTGAGATATAgtcaaatgcttttctttggtCCAAAGCCACAATGTAAAAACTGTCACCATTTTTATCAAAAACTAGTTCTCTTAAGGTGTTCAAGTTGTCCCACATAAATCTTTCCTTTATTGCACATGTTTGTTGTTTAGCTATTATTACGTCCAAATAGTCACTCATCCTGTTCATAATGATCTTTGCAAAAATCTTATAATCGACATTCATTAGGGTGAGATGTCTCCAGTCGTTGATATCACACATTTCACCCTTTTTATACAACAAAGATAAAATGCCTTCATAGAACGAGTCATGCATGTAACCTCTAGCGATCCCATCACTGAAGGCTTGTGTTAATAATTTAGCCAAATCTATGATGATAAAAATCAGACGGCAGACCATCTTTCCCTggagacttttttaaatttaattgtttaatggcatcaacaacctcggcctcttttatttcctcacctAAGCTCTTGGAAGATGGGTCGAcactattttttacattcaaaaaggtttttaaaagtttattatcTATTTCAATTGAGTTATACATGTTTGAACAAAGGATCCGAACAGCATCTCTGACGTCTTTAGGATTTTTATCCATTATCTGTTTTAATGGCTTCGATATATtggctttctttccttttattaaatagtgaaattgcttttgtttgatttagaaGTTCATCGGAAATTATTCCTGCTCGGACTTGAATGTTCAGTAAAAACTCATTATTAAAagtttctatctcttttttcaAATCGTTTAAGTTGTTTTCTTCACTTTCATCTGTTGTATTTTTCAGTTTTAGGCTTATATATTGTGTCAGAATTGTATTGtacttctcatttttttctttattaaaacatagacatttgtatttaagaatttttttattctggATCTTAAAAACCTCCCACAAATCACAATAATTGGTAGTGAAGATATCTAAAGTTTCAATCctattaatttcttcttttaattctataatcaataaaggacttttcaaaatttgtgtgtttaatttccaatagtttcttctttcttcatttttaaatctaatgccACATATAACTGTCAAGTGGTCCGACTCAACCAAGAGTTTTGTTGTATAAAATTTTgcctcaaaattattattaatatatatcctgtcaattctagttttacatgttttatcaaACCTTGTGAAGTCCACTTTCTCTGGATATAATGTCCTAAATATGTCggtgaaatgctgttcattcattatAGATCTAAGGACACCACCTTCTCTcctaattttacatattttggaagaaattttatcattatcatctgtGATTGTATTAAAATCACCGCATACAATGGTATAGAAACCGACACACAGGagcattttaagctttttaaaaagccgGATTTTACCAACAGTATCCTGTgctgtgtatacatttattactcaaattttttttgtgcaataaaacacatctataaACATTAATCGACCAGGAATTATTTCACGgctcttaattattttaaatttattgttataaaataaggTCGCAATACCATCAGCTTTACTTTCACCTATTGAAAAGATTGAAGGACCTTTGATCCATAAACTTTGGGCGTTCTGTACGTCTGCAAAACTGCTTAATCTGGTCTcttgtatacataaaatatcaacatgttCTCCACtcaatatatttaactttttcactTGATTAATTTTTGCCTGAATCCCTCTAACATTACATGTGGCAAcagttaaatttgaaaaaaccataaaaattaAGATAAGGATCTTCTCCGATAGATATTATTGTATGTCCATTAGTCCACATTTTCTCAACATTATCCACATCATTTAACCTCAATTCCTGCAGACATatatcacatttctttttaagtaatataggaattgaagttaaaatcaaagacattgtgtcaaaaaaaaaaaaagggaagaaaagtaGGCAATATACATCATTCCTTAACCTTTTTTGCATTGTCAACATTTCCAGGAGAATTCCTCTTTCGCCTTTGGCGTTTATATGGATAGTCTAAAGTGTTTTTACCTTTCGCCAGCGTGGGAGTGTCCGCAGTGTCACCTGTGTTGTCGGCGATTGTCTGGGTTGTTCCACTTTCACCAGCTGGATGCGATGACTCCTCTCGGCCCTGTAGACTTCCTGCAGGTGTAGAAATGATCTGGGTCGCTCCGGTCTCTCCCTCTGAGCACGTAGGTCTACAAGCTTCCCTCTGGGGCTTGTAGACCTCCTTCAGGGGTTGAGCCGATCCGAGTCTCGCCGACTTCTACAGCTGATAGCGCAGGAAACTCCGATGCTTGCCGTTTCTCCACAGACGAAAGACTGGGCGGAGATGCTCCGCTGCTTCCAGCAGGTACTTCCGGTGTCTTCCGTCTCCCTTCCGGGGTCAGAGATTCGGCGCTGCTCTCAGAGTCCTCGCCGTCTTCGCTGTCGCTGGTATCGGTGCTGCTTGAGTCACTCCCAGATGTCGAGTCGTCCTCActtgtgtgtagtttattttcttcccaGTTATTATTCGCTTTatcgtttgttttggtttctgtgttaTGTGCGCTTTGTGTTACATTCTGGTCAATGTCTTTTTGATTTTTCGGCATTCTTAGTTTATAGCTGTAAGAATTtgggcattgaaaatatatatgcccggtttcattacataaattacataCTTGTGTATTTCTACAACTCTTTCCTTTGTGGCCAAAGCTTCCGCATTTCCAGCACTTTGTTTTCTCACAGTCCTTTGCCTGATGGTCGGAATCGTTACATATAAAACATCGTTTTGTTTGGCCGGGATATGTAATCGTTCCATTGTATGGTCCCATGGAAATGGAATTTGGTATCTGGAATATACTTCCGTCGGGGTTTTtcttaagttttattttatatctcctGACTCCATACCATATCCCGAACTGGTCCAGCGGCTTGTCAACAGGGTTCAGTATCTCACCAAACCTTAAGAGGTATTGTTCTACATCCGAGTCAGCGATTCTCCCAGTCCAAAACTTTACTACAATGCTCTTTATGTCTTGGGGAGCTGATGTAGTCATCTCCCAGTTTTTCCAgaattcacttcctgtattattattaaaaatttgagaaaatgtttgaagtgCCTGTTCTTTggtaaaacatatttcatactCTTTTCTGTTAGGCATTGCAATAAAAGAGTATACATCTGTAGTCGATATCCATTGACTACTTAAAAGGTTTACTCCGACTTCAGACCTGTCTGGCGCTTCTCCTTCTCCACTGTAACGTAGTCTGACCCAGTGCCTCCCCGCCGACGGCGAGGAGGCCACACGGGGTGACATACCGAACACCGGGTGGCGATAATTATCACCTCGTTaaaggtgtttttgttgttgatgttgttgtcgtTAAAGTCTTTAGTTTCAAATTACTAACGAGGATACCACTTGCAAAAAGAGAGTATTAATTACCGCCCTTGCCTCTGCCAGACATGATGCTG carries:
- the LOC128615362 gene encoding histone H2B-like, translating into MWVCKYSAREAGASHSLFVYSSSTIMPDPAKAAPKKGSKKAVTKTAGKGGKKRRKSRKESYAIYVYKVLKQVHPDTGISSKAMGIMNSFVNDIFERIAGESSRLAHYNKRSTITSREIQTAVRLLLPGELAKHAVSEGTKAVTKYTSSK